The sequence below is a genomic window from Nitrosomonas sp..
GCTGTTCATAGCGATTTTCAAGGTCAAAAAAACTGAATTGCATGATGGAATCCTATATCAGTGAATATGACTATTAACTATAATAAACAATGTGTTATTATACACTAACTATGAAAAATGGCTTCCCTTCCTGAATTACCCTGTCTTGTAATATCAATTTTTAGAGATGCCCTTTAATTGCCGAGTAAGTTGCTTGGATATAAACGCCTTTACCTGAGCGGGTAATTCTTTTGAAAGTATCGGTTTTAGCTTTGCCGGCAGCAAGATCGTTCCAGAATTGTATATATTCACCAGAATTCGCGTAAGACGGGTCGACAAAAGTACGGTGATGTTTTCCGACTATATCATCGAGTTGGTATTCCATCAGGTCGAGAAAGTTTTTATTCGCCGACAAAACTTTTCCTTCGGTATCAAACTCGATATAGGCATATGCGGAATTGATCGCATCAAAAATACCTCTCATATTGTGGCGTTCAATTTCTGTCTCGGTAATATCGTAGCGAACGCCGATATATTTCCTAGGTTTGCCCCGTTTATCCAGAACAGGCGCGATGCAGGCATCCACATAATAAGGTGTTCCATCCTTGGCGCGATTTTTCACGACACCGCGAAAAATTTTACCGCGTCCGATGGTTGACCACATTTCCTTGAAAACTTCCTTGGGCATATCCGGGTGCCGCGTGATACTATGCGGTTGCCCAATTAATTCGTCGCGACTGTATTTTGAAACCTCCATGTATTTTTGATTAATTGAGAGGATATCACCCTTGAGATTCGCATCGGAAACAATACTGGTCATATCCGTAATTGATGCGCGTACTTTCAGTTCTTCCAGCTCTTCAAGTTGCTCTTTTTTTGCAGCGGTAATATCTGTAACGATACCGACGATTTTGGACAGTTTTCCGTCATCATCTTTTATCGGATTAAAGGAAGCATGTCCCCAGATTTCTTTATTTTCGCGAGTGTGATAGAGGAAATCACCGGAAATAAATTCACCGTTATTCAGTTTTTGCCAGAATGTATGATAACCCGCACTATTACGGTATTCCGGATCGACCATCATGCCATAATCCATATTTGCAATTTCAGCCTGAGAGTAGCCCAGCATATTCAAAAAAAGATCATTAGCCGATACGACTCTACGATCTAATGTTAATTCGATAATTCCTTGATGTTGTCCGATAGCAGCCAAGGAATAATCCTGGATTGAAGCCGATTTGCTCACAAATTTGTTTACAAAAGTTTTAATAGCACTTGTCATTTCCGATCCTTTTTTAAAATTTCACCGAAACAAAATTTATAACGATTAACAATTTAGCAATTGATGGTAAATATCAAATCTTTTATCAAGAGTATTTATCGATATCAATTTAAACTTATTAGGTAACTTTTTTTATAACTTCTAGCAGACTTTCTGGATTGAATGGTTTAACCAGCCATCCCGTTGCACCTGCTGCTCTGCCTTTCGCTTTCATCTCATCGCCGGATTCTGTTGTTAACATCAATATGGGTATGGTTTTGTATTGAGAAATTTCTCTTAACTTTTCCAGTAATCTCAGCCCATCCATCCGGGGCATATTGATATCTGTTAAAACGAGATTGAATGCCTTCCGGCTTGCTTTTTCCAAAGCATCCTGCCCATCAACTGCTTCAGTAACGTCATACCCGGCTCCTTTTAAGGTGAATGAAACCATTTGGCGAATTGATGCAGAATCATCTACTGTTAAAATTGCCTTTCCCATTTCCATCTAATTACTCCTTGTATCGATTCAGTAAATATAACTTAAAATCTATCAATTAAAGTTTCTATGTAAGCGACTAAAACAGCTCTATTTCACCATTTTGCATTTCCTGTTGAACAACGGGTTTGTTCAATTTCTTTGAATGGGCAAGTTGTATTGCCTGTGAAATTTCATTGTTTTTTCTATGTGATTTATCCGGGTCTTTTTGGTTGTTTTTGATTTGATCGATATGCTGTAGCGCAAAATTCAGCATCTCAATCTGTCTTGACGTATGTGCCAGTAACTGAGAAACTAAATCACCAAATTGCAAGGAAGTTAGAGCAGATTCCAGTTCTCGTTCAATTTTTTCTCCAATAGCCATCTGCTTGTTCAATAATTCCAAAACCGGTTTATTTTCCTTGGGTATTGATAGTTTCTCAATTGTCATTACCATTTCATGGTGCGATTTTGATAGTTCATTGATGTACTTGAAATTAATCACAAGATTCGTAACGGCATCGTTTATCAGTCGATCTATCTGATTTAAGTCGCTTTTGACAGTCAAAAAATATTCATCGATCTCTACGTTACAGATTTTGCTGGAAGCTTCATCCTCAGGTTCGATGTCTGTCTGTTTAATTTTCTCAATACATTCATATTGTTTATCAGTCATTTTTTTTCCTTTAGCCGGTAAAATGGAATAAGAACTTTCTATTGTTTCCTATTAACCGTTTGCTTCTCCAATCCTGTTCACCCATCCCAATGCTTCAAGCTCCAGGTTAGTTAATTCGCCTAAACTCAAAAATTCAAGTTCTTTTAACAGCGATTGGATAACTGTGACTTCTCCAGTTTCATTTGCTTCAATCAGTTTAAGTTCGAGACCCAAACGTCCTTCTTTTTTTAGTAGGGCTTGGCTCATATCATCGGGAATACCCAATTTATCGATAATTTGTTGCATATCTATACCAAGTACTGTATCCAGTAACGATAAAATGCCGACCATAAAGGCTCTTTCCTGGTGGTTTTTGTCTGAAGGGCGTTCTACTGTAGCAATGAGTTCCATGAGCTTGCCACGTGCTGCGGCCGTTTTAAGCAGCGCATTTGCCATGGTGTCTTTATCGCCGGAATTTTCGGTTGTATAAAGCAATAGCTGTATCCAGCGTTGCAATTGTTTTCTTCCCAACAACATAATGGATTGTTTAATCGAATTGACCCTTTGCGGCAAACCGCAGGCAACGGAATTAACCATGCGCATCAGGTTATAACTTAAACCCGGTTGTCGTTTGAATTCTTTATCAATCTCATCGATATCGCTGTCACCCATTATAAGCGTCAATAACTTTAATAAAGAAATCTTGGCCGGATCAGCGCGTTTACCCGAAATATTTTCGGGTTTTGCATAGAAATAGCCCTGGAACATCTCAAACCCGAGTTCCATACACTGATTTGCTAACTCGTGATTTTCAACTTTTTCTGCTAGAAGCAGTACCGGCCAATTTTTATATTGATTAACGAGGTTAGTGAGTTCTTCTTTTGTCAGTTTCGATACATCGATTTTAATGATATTGATAATAGGCAAAATATGCTGGATGTTTTCATTGAGTGAAACCACGCCATCAAGTGCAAACTGATAACCTGTTTTTTTTAATTCAGCGCACTGTGCAACAAATTCATCATCAAACTGATCTGAACTGTCAACCTCTAAAACAACATGCTTGTTTGGCAACAGGGTGATGACATCACTTTTAATTAGTTCCTTGTTTATGTTTATAAATCCACGTTGCTGGCCTAAAACATTCTGTATGCCCAAGTGACCGTAAGCATTAACGATAACGTTTGCAGTAGCTGAAAGATCGTCTGCAAAATCAGCTGACTCAGTAAATTCATCAGCCCTGAAAAATAATTCGAATGCAACCAAATTTTTATGTCGATCGAGTATGGGCTGTTTACCAAGAAAAATATTGTCCATTCAGTTCTCCGTAATCATTATCAGTCATAAACATATGTAATTCATGGTATTGATTATCGACTTGAAGGTTTTTTTCTTAAGGGAATCTCAAAATTTGAAGTTAGAAGATGGGATATGGTTGGGGAAAATGTTATTTTTTTGTCAAGCGAGTAATGATGAATAGGATTGGGACAAAAAAGATTAAATCGTGCGCGCAACAAGACTGGAGGGTGATATGGTCATTTTCTAACCAAGTCTGGGGTTCATTGCCGGCACAGATTCCAGTTGTATGGATGTAAGGATTAACTGAGCGTTGACTTGATTTTAGCCTGGTATATTTGAATATTTTCGATGTGATCAGTTTTAATCAAATGCGCACAATTTGCATCGCAATGCTAAAGTGAGTGTTCGAACAATCACAATAAAGGACACATATAAGATTTACATAGATTTAAAAAACAACGGGAAGCGAAAGATTTCACTGTGGATACTTTGTAGGTATTCTAATATACTTGCCGGAATGCCTAGATTTGATGGTGTTAATGAAACAATTACGCATTTGAAGTTTTGTACGGGCGTTTGAATTGTCTCGAATATTAGTATGAAAGGCTGGTAACTTTCTAACTAATAAAGCACCAGACTAATTGGCTTAGGCCGCTTTTTTTCAGTTGCTGTAATAACATATCAATTTCTATTGCGCATAATTGTGTTAAGAGAATTATTTTGCTTTAGAGAAACTATAGTAAAGTGCAGTGAGCTGGTATTGAAATTTATTTCGAATCTGTAGTAGCAGATTTACGTAGCGGCTTTTCATTCTTTTTATTTCTTGCCCCGTTTAATCAGAACGGGGAATTTTTTGTTGACCATGCAAAATCGCTAAGTAAAAAAATTTATGAGTTGCCCGAATCGCTATAATTTATAATTATTGACGATAATTTAGTATGGCTGAAGAAAAATCGTTTCTTGGAACTGGCTGGGCCTTTCCACCCCGGTTTAATAAAAATGGCACCGTTGAACAGGTATCAGCCGAAGCGGATATTCAGGAGAGTTTATATATTTTACTGTCGACCAATCCAGGAGAACGAGTTATGCAACCGACGTATGGATGTGGTTTAAAATCCCAGATATTTGAAGAAATTGATGAAAGTGCTGTTACGGTCATTATAGATTTAATAAAACGCGCTATTTTGTTTTTTGAACCGCGGATACAGGTAGAACATATTGATGTTGACACAGAAAACGAGGAAGATTGGTTAAACGGCTTGGTTAGAATCAATATTACATATACCATCCGCTCAACCAATAATCGCCAAAATATGGTGTATCCGTTTTATTTTACGGAAGGAACCAATGTGCGTCTTTAATATTTTCAATCTGTTAGCACGCTAGACTCAATCTACAAAAAACAAGCAAACTATCTTGAAACGGTTTTAACGGTTAACGCGCTGGAACACTGTTGATCTGCATGAATATTCTATTTATCCATGAAAAACTGTACTGACTTGGTCTCCAATGTACATCTGCATATTCGTGACGGCACGAGCCAGGCGAGCCGTTTATTGCCTGCACTCGATCATGATTATTTTCAGCTTATCGATTTACGTTTTCATTCATTGATGGCGATGGTTGTCGATTATGCCGAAATGATGAAATTTTATCGTTTAAATAATGAGGAGGATGGTCACTGGAAATCTTTTTTCACAGCCGATGAAACCGTCATCATCGCTATTATCTTGTCTACCGATACAGGTAAACTGTCAGGTCTTTTTAAATATCAGCAATATCCTGAAAAATACAGTCACGAAGCTGTGCACGCTATGCAGCAGGCTTTACCGGTTGAATTCAGGCAACAGCTGATTGCGTTGTATTATGTCGCCGGAATTATAGACAACTGGTTGGTCGCACTTAGGACAACGCAGAATCAGACTGGTCTAGAATTACATCAATTAATTGAAAGCGTTATTATCGGGCTCGGGAAAGAGCTGCGCATTTTATTACTGTACTTTGAACATTTCTTACCTGATAAACAACCGAATATTTTTTTTTCAAACGATTTAATACAGCTGATAAACACTGCTGAACCAGAAAGACAGGGCCCTTTGGTGGGTTTTTCCTTCAGACTGAAAGACCAGGCACGTATACGTTCAAGTTTTTATGCAGTTATCAAAGCGATAGAAATGGTACAAGCACGTGCGGTGGATTTGCTTTCTGCTTCATTGTATAACCAGCGTCATGATCCGGCGGCCGGTCTGCTGATTGCATTTTTACAATTGTTTCAGCGGTTGCATCAGAAAATCAATCGATTTACTTCAAATTATATTGATTTTTATTATGAGCAGGTTCTAGGTGCGCAGGCCAATCCTTTTCAGCCTGACCATACTTATCTGGTCGTCGCTTTGAACAACAAACGACAAACCGTACTGATTCCAAAAGGTACGGTTTTTCAGGCCGGACTGGACAACGACAAGCAGGAGATACTGTTTTCCAGTGATAGCGATGCCTTCATTCACGCTGCCAGAGTGTGCGCAATCCATACGTTGTTTTTTAATCGTGATCCATTAAATTCGCCAGAAAATATTCTGCAGGAGACTGTTTTACTGCCGAATGCAGGTAAAAAAAAACACAGACAACTTGCAACCGAGTGCTGGTTTAATACAATACCTGTTTACAATAAAGAAACCTCGACAGATCAAGATGACTTAATGGCCTACCCGATTTTCGGGGCGCCCAAAAATACCGAAATCGAATCGTTGTCTGTAGAGCATGCTCAGATCGGCTTTATAGTGGCCAGCAAGACGTTGCTGCTCGGAGAAGGCCGGCGAAACATCAGTATTACGCTAAAATTTTGCGTGCCTGATGCGAGTACCGGAAAAAGCTCGCTTACGCAATGGATCAACACTATTGGCATAGTACTGAAATCGTGTTCGCATAACACCACGGATGTCGGTTTAACTGATGAAGAGAAACAAGACATTTTTTTTAAGGTTTTCAGAAATCTCTTTGTGATTCATGTGACAAGTGAAGCAGGGTGGCTGCCGATCGAAGAATATGTTCCGGCTTATTCTGATGTCGACAAACGATTGGATGACAACAGTTTAAGTATTGCATTCGCACTTTCAATCGATGCGCCCGCTGTTATACCATATTCCAGTGTGATTCATGGTGAAGGCTATACGACACAGTTACCCGCGGTCAGATTTATACTAAACCCGAGAGGGTATCTGTATCCATACAGTATCCTGAACAAATTGGAACTTGACTGGGTCGAGGTCAATGTTTCAGTATCCGGTCACCGTACCCTGACATTACACAATCATCTGGGGCAGTTGTCATCGCTGGCGTCTTTTAATCCTTTGGGCCCTTTGCCGGAAGTGGGTTCATACTGTGTAATCGGTTGCGCCGAAGCAGCAATAAAGCAGCTGACTCATTTCAGCGTGGAGATAAAGTGGGGGGGCTTTCCCGCCGGAATCGGAGGGTTTGAATCTTATTATCAAGGATACGATGGACCAAATGCGCATACCGATTTCAAGATTGGTCTATCTGTATTAATGGAAGGCAAATGGTTTCCGGAAGACACCGTTACCGGCATTGATGATGTGCTTTTTCAAACCAAAGACGTGCATCATGCAGCGAACACATTAAATGAAAATAAACGGATATCGTGCGATCCATTAATGCCATACTGGAGTCCGTCAGATTACCGGCAAACGCTATCATCATTCAGTTATACGCCTTCAAGTAAAAACGGTTTTTTTAAGTTTACATTGATTTCTCCTGCGGATGCTTTTGGTCATAAAAAATATCCGCAGACTTTAGCGCGCGTACTGACCCACAATGCCAAGCAGCGATTCAACAAGGTGCTCAAAAAAGAACCCAATGCACCGTATACGCCGGTTGTCACATCCATACTGGTGAATTATCAGGCGACCTCCAGGATTACTATCGGTAAATCGGAGACCAACGATTGGCCTTTGTTTGCGGATAAGCTTATTCATCTTCATCCCATGGGATGGGAAGACGCAATAATGAAATCGGGTCATTCTGTTTTCTTGTTACCGCAGTATGTTTATTCAGGCAACTTGTTGATTGGGCTGGAAGCATTTGAGGGAGGTGGATTGCTGACCCTCTATTTTCACTTGCGCGAAAACTCGCTGCCAACCGAACATAATTCTGCAGAACAACTGCAATGGTTTTTTTTGTCTTCCAATCAATGGATACCATTGGCTGTCAAGGAAATTGTCTCAGATTCCACACACGGGTTTATGACTTCAGGAATTGTGACACTGGACGTTCCGGCGACTATTAATTCTGAGAACACCATAATGCCAAGCGGTTTTTTTTGGCTATGCGTATCCGCCGACCTTGATATGGAGAAGTTTTGCAGCCTCTATTCAGTCTATGCGCAAGCACTAAAAATCAATCGCCATTTGAATGGCACTGAAATTTCCAAATTAATTTCCTTTAATCCATTGCCGGCTGGCAGCATTAAGCAGGCCAAGCAATCAATCTCCGGATTGGATAATATCTGGCAAGTTCAGCCATCAGTCAGTGGGAAATCTGCTGAAAGCAAAATCGATGTACGCATCCGGGTGAGTGAACGACTCCGTCATAAGAACCGTGCATTACTGCCTATTGACTATGAGCAACTCATATTGGCAAATTTTCCACAAGTTTATAAAGTAAAGTGTTTTGCGAATCTGGCGCCCAAAAGGGAGCCGCAGCATAACCGGCTCTTTCCGTGTATACGGGCCGGTCATGTGACAATCGTGTTATTGCCGCATCCCGTAAAGCAGATACACTATGGCAAACAATTATGGTTAAGTGGGCATCTGGTCGATGCAGTGAAAGACTTTATTCAACGGCATACATCACCTTTTGTGACTGTCCATTTTGTCAATCCGATCTATGAAACCTTGCAAGTACGGTGTACGGTTAAACTAAAAAATGGACGTGATCGCGGTTTGTGCATAGGAAAATTAAATGAAGCAATTTCAGCGTATATTTCGCCGTGGCATGACAGGGTAGGCTATACCACCCATTTTGGGTGGCGTATCAACATGCATGATGTGCAGTCTTATATACAACAACTTGATTTTATTGACCGGGTTACAAATTTTTCGATGTTACGCATAACGCCCGACGGCAATACATTATTTGACCTGTTTGACAGTGTTTTGGAAACAAGGAAAGACACCGAGTCCTGTGAGATTATGCCCAAATACCCCTGGAGCATATCGGAGCCAATGCGGCAGCATTTTATCGAAGTTGATGACTGTTTCGTTTCAATAGAGCCGGAGATTACCGGCATTGGTGAATTGGAAATAGGCAGTACATTCATTGTTCTTAACAGAGATGGCAAAACAAAATAGAAAAACACTGGAAGCCAAATTTAAAAATGGCAGCATGCCTTCGGAAGTCGCATTTGCGGATTTGATCGATTCGTCATTGAATTTGGTCGATGATGGCTTTGACAAAACGATTAAAGACGGCCTAAGAATTTTCCAGCTTGGTGATGGGAAATTAATGAGTTTTTATCAAAAAATGGAAACGCTTAGCCCGTTATGGTTTGTGGGTTTGGACAAGGCGACATCTAATCTTAAAATCGGCAATCAATTCAATCCGAATTTATTAACGTTACGCAGCATAGAAAAAAATAATGATCCAGCGGGTGCTGTGCGCTTCGGTGTCGGCATTAACACCGAACAGCCACAATATGAACTTGATGTCGTCGGAACAATTGCGGCACATGGCAGAGCAGGAAAGAAAGATGAATTCGCTGTTCCCGCTGACGGTGAATGGTATGATATCACTGGTGTTTTGACGGGTTGTCATGCGTTTGAGGTTGTCTCCGGCGTCGGGGGGCGGGACGCGGACGGCAAATATGCACTCATGCATGCATTTGCCTTATGCACCTATCATGCAAAGAATCATATCAGCTATCATCAAGCGCATTACGGCGCCAAATGCAATCAGCTGGAATTGCGCTGGGAGCCTGTTTCCAGCGCAAGCGATAATTTTGAATATATATTGCAATTGCGTACAGGCGTTTCCTATGGCGAGGGTATCTGGGTGAGATATCATATCACTCGGCTTTGGGAAGATACTGCCATGTACGACAGTGAAGTAAAACCATCTAAGCAACCTGTGTCTACATCCAGAAAGAAAAAATAACAGGTAACCATAATGACTGATCGCATACTATCAATAGAGTTGAGTCTTGAGGAAGGAAATCTGCTATTGACCGCATTGGCGGAGTATCCTTTTAAGACGGTTTTTGAACTGATCGGCAAACTGAATCAACAGGCGCAGTTTCATTGTACAGAAATCTCCAACCGGTCTCGGCGGATTACATTCACGTTTACAGAGCAAGAAATAGTATTGGCAGTCAAGGCACTCGGAAAATTGCCATACGAACATGTTCATCAATTATTGGCCAATTTGAACAGACAAATGGAGCGCCAGGTTCAGCCAGAAAGCGTTCACTCAGCCCAGACATCCTGAACATATGCCGACTTCTGAGCAAATAAAGCGTATTCGCAGCGATCCGGATGCGCTTGATTTTGATACCCTCAGAAAGGACGCACTGTCATTAATCCAGCAAATAAGCGG
It includes:
- a CDS encoding PAS domain-containing protein, whose amino-acid sequence is MTSAIKTFVNKFVSKSASIQDYSLAAIGQHQGIIELTLDRRVVSANDLFLNMLGYSQAEIANMDYGMMVDPEYRNSAGYHTFWQKLNNGEFISGDFLYHTRENKEIWGHASFNPIKDDDGKLSKIVGIVTDITAAKKEQLEELEELKVRASITDMTSIVSDANLKGDILSINQKYMEVSKYSRDELIGQPHSITRHPDMPKEVFKEMWSTIGRGKIFRGVVKNRAKDGTPYYVDACIAPVLDKRGKPRKYIGVRYDITETEIERHNMRGIFDAINSAYAYIEFDTEGKVLSANKNFLDLMEYQLDDIVGKHHRTFVDPSYANSGEYIQFWNDLAAGKAKTDTFKRITRSGKGVYIQATYSAIKGHL
- a CDS encoding response regulator; the protein is MGKAILTVDDSASIRQMVSFTLKGAGYDVTEAVDGQDALEKASRKAFNLVLTDINMPRMDGLRLLEKLREISQYKTIPILMLTTESGDEMKAKGRAAGATGWLVKPFNPESLLEVIKKVT
- a CDS encoding HDOD domain-containing protein, which codes for MDNIFLGKQPILDRHKNLVAFELFFRADEFTESADFADDLSATANVIVNAYGHLGIQNVLGQQRGFININKELIKSDVITLLPNKHVVLEVDSSDQFDDEFVAQCAELKKTGYQFALDGVVSLNENIQHILPIINIIKIDVSKLTKEELTNLVNQYKNWPVLLLAEKVENHELANQCMELGFEMFQGYFYAKPENISGKRADPAKISLLKLLTLIMGDSDIDEIDKEFKRQPGLSYNLMRMVNSVACGLPQRVNSIKQSIMLLGRKQLQRWIQLLLYTTENSGDKDTMANALLKTAAARGKLMELIATVERPSDKNHQERAFMVGILSLLDTVLGIDMQQIIDKLGIPDDMSQALLKKEGRLGLELKLIEANETGEVTVIQSLLKELEFLSLGELTNLELEALGWVNRIGEANG
- a CDS encoding GPW/gp25 family protein codes for the protein MAEEKSFLGTGWAFPPRFNKNGTVEQVSAEADIQESLYILLSTNPGERVMQPTYGCGLKSQIFEEIDESAVTVIIDLIKRAILFFEPRIQVEHIDVDTENEEDWLNGLVRINITYTIRSTNNRQNMVYPFYFTEGTNVRL